In Bacteroidota bacterium, a single window of DNA contains:
- a CDS encoding T9SS type A sorting domain-containing protein codes for MKKLTILLLALFAYTLNAQHTNILIDDEGSFMPPEEPSIIINPANTNHIYAGANIDNVYHSVDGGITWNKTNPVSSYGVWGDPCLIVDTAGSYYFLHLSNPGSGGSWIDRIVCQKADSLGGSWNNGSYMGLNGTKAQDKEWAVVDVTNNNIYVTWTQFDDYGSSNPDDKSDIHFSKSIDGGLSWSDAKRINQVSGDCIDSDNTVEGAVPVVGPNGEIYVSWAGPEGLVFDRSQDQGETWLDDDIFVSDFPGGWDYSIPGIYRANGLPVTKCDLSGGEHHGTIYINWSDQRNGNDDTDVWLVKSNDGGNTWSEPIRVNDDPPGKHQFFTWMDVDQTNGNLWFVFYDRRNYDDANTDVYMAVSRDGGESFINFKVSESPFLPFSSIFFGDYTNVSAYDNVIRPIWARLQNGQLSVWTALVDPHIVSVKEQSASVDLHLDQNYPNPFRESTFISYKIKYRTEVSLSVIDIFGRTITRLVDREVIPAGKYIKSFNPSDFNLSPGVYYFELSGNERSIQRKMILVE; via the coding sequence ATGAAAAAACTGACAATTCTCCTTCTGGCCCTTTTTGCATACACCCTAAATGCACAACATACAAATATTCTTATTGATGATGAGGGTAGTTTCATGCCTCCTGAAGAGCCTTCTATAATAATCAACCCTGCCAACACAAACCACATATATGCAGGAGCAAATATTGACAATGTATATCACTCGGTTGACGGAGGTATAACATGGAACAAGACAAATCCTGTTTCTTCCTACGGTGTATGGGGAGACCCTTGCCTTATTGTTGATACTGCTGGCAGCTATTATTTTCTGCATCTCTCAAATCCCGGTTCTGGAGGGAGCTGGATAGACAGAATAGTATGCCAGAAAGCAGACTCTTTAGGAGGATCATGGAATAATGGCAGCTATATGGGATTGAACGGAACTAAGGCCCAGGACAAAGAATGGGCAGTTGTGGATGTAACCAACAATAACATCTATGTCACATGGACCCAATTCGATGACTATGGAAGTAGTAATCCGGATGATAAAAGTGATATTCACTTCTCAAAGTCGATTGACGGTGGCCTTTCCTGGTCTGATGCCAAAAGGATAAACCAAGTTTCGGGTGATTGTATTGATAGTGACAATACTGTTGAAGGAGCCGTTCCGGTAGTTGGCCCGAATGGTGAAATATACGTTTCCTGGGCAGGCCCTGAAGGATTGGTTTTCGACCGTTCCCAGGATCAGGGTGAAACCTGGCTTGATGATGACATCTTTGTCAGTGATTTTCCCGGTGGATGGGATTACAGCATTCCGGGAATATACAGGGCTAACGGTCTTCCTGTTACCAAATGTGACCTTAGCGGTGGAGAACACCATGGAACCATATATATTAACTGGTCAGATCAACGCAATGGGAATGATGATACCGATGTTTGGCTCGTTAAATCAAACGATGGTGGAAATACATGGTCAGAACCAATACGTGTCAATGACGACCCGCCAGGTAAACATCAATTCTTTACCTGGATGGATGTGGACCAGACCAATGGAAATCTTTGGTTTGTATTCTATGACAGAAGAAATTATGATGATGCAAATACCGACGTTTACATGGCTGTTTCACGCGATGGAGGGGAATCATTCATTAATTTCAAAGTGAGCGAATCACCCTTTCTCCCTTTCAGCTCAATATTCTTCGGTGATTATACGAACGTTTCCGCATATGATAATGTGATCCGTCCGATCTGGGCCAGGCTGCAAAATGGTCAGCTCAGTGTGTGGACAGCCCTTGTTGATCCTCACATTGTTTCCGTAAAGGAACAATCCGCTTCGGTTGATCTTCACCTGGATCAGAATTATCCCAATCCATTCCGGGAATCCACTTTTATCTCTTATAAAATTAAATACAGGACGGAAGTTAGCCTTAGTGTTATTGATATATTCGGAAGAACGATTACCCGGCTCGTTGACAGAGAAGTCATACCTGCCGGTAAATATATCAAATCATTCAATCCCAGCGATTTCAATCTAAGCCCAGGTGTGTATTATTTCGAATTATCCGGTAATGAACGAAGCATCCAAAGAAAAATGATCCTTGTGGAATAA
- a CDS encoding 6-phosphofructokinase — MRIGILTAGGDCPGINASIRGVGKTAIVEYGMKVIGISSGFLGLINQEYRELNESELSGILTLGGTILGTSREKPFKSGQNGHQKVDKPKLIKKHYQEMKLDALVCIGGNGTMRTASYLAEEGLNIIGIPKTIDNDVWGTDVTFGFDSALLIATDAIDRLHTTANSHKRTMVIEVMGHNAGWLALYSGVAGGGDVILIPEIEYEEDIISSYLKRRVRNKKPYSIVVVAEGIKTKKGESAASYISGMIKEKTGLETRQTILGYIQRGGSPSPMDRVLATRYGAKAVELIANGQFGVMVAKRYNSIEPVPLSEVRDRLSLVPQDHPLVKKARFMDVCFGDRQKL; from the coding sequence ATGCGTATAGGCATACTTACCGCTGGCGGTGATTGTCCTGGCATTAATGCATCCATCCGGGGTGTCGGGAAAACAGCCATTGTCGAATATGGGATGAAGGTAATTGGAATCTCTTCAGGTTTTCTTGGTTTAATCAATCAGGAATATCGGGAGCTAAACGAATCAGAACTTTCCGGAATACTCACTTTAGGAGGGACCATACTGGGTACATCCAGGGAAAAGCCTTTTAAATCGGGCCAGAATGGCCATCAAAAGGTGGATAAGCCTAAATTGATTAAAAAGCATTACCAGGAAATGAAGCTGGATGCGCTTGTTTGCATCGGGGGTAATGGTACGATGCGGACAGCATCTTATCTTGCAGAAGAGGGTTTGAATATTATAGGTATCCCTAAAACCATCGATAATGATGTTTGGGGGACGGATGTAACCTTCGGTTTTGACAGTGCCCTACTCATTGCGACAGATGCGATCGACCGTTTGCATACCACGGCCAACTCCCACAAACGCACTATGGTTATAGAGGTAATGGGGCATAATGCCGGGTGGCTTGCTTTATATTCCGGAGTAGCGGGTGGGGGAGATGTGATTCTTATCCCGGAGATTGAATATGAGGAAGATATTATATCGTCTTATTTGAAACGAAGAGTAAGAAATAAGAAACCATATTCAATTGTTGTTGTAGCCGAGGGTATTAAAACCAAAAAGGGTGAATCGGCAGCTTCCTATATTTCCGGGATGATCAAAGAGAAGACAGGTTTAGAAACCAGGCAGACCATTCTGGGTTACATACAGCGAGGTGGAAGCCCATCACCCATGGACAGGGTGCTGGCCACCCGCTATGGAGCCAAAGCTGTGGAATTGATTGCCAATGGGCAGTTTGGGGTAATGGTGGCAAAAAGGTATAATTCCATTGAGCCTGTCCCATTGTCAGAAGTTCGCGATCGTTTAAGTTTAGTTCCACAGGATCATCCTCTGGTAAAGAAAGCCCGCTTCATGGATGTCTGTTTTGGAGATAGGCAAAAATTGTGA
- a CDS encoding dicarboxylate/amino acid:cation symporter → MRKFPLHWQILLALLLGIILGLFLPGWVIWVEWMGDIFLRALKMIIIPLILSSIISGVTNIGSAENLGRLGFKTIGYYLLTSTVAILTGLILVNLIQPGIGADLGFSKQVDGLDVLKESFGDTLINIIPSNIFQAFVENRMLSVIFFAVIFGFFITKTAEKSRVFLTDLFNSLFEVMMKITMFIIRFAPLGVLGIVAKQVAETEDILSLAQTMGIYMITVLAGLLIHSGITLPLICRLIGRINPARHFRAVTTPLLTAFSTSSSSATLPLTMQAVEDNDGVSNKISSFTLPLGATINMDGTALYECVAAMFIAQAYGIELSFGEQMIVVITALLASIGAAGIPMAGLVMITVILTAVGLPLEGVGLILSVDRILDMFRTTTNVWSDTCGAVVIARSEGEILKV, encoded by the coding sequence ATGCGAAAATTTCCACTTCACTGGCAGATACTCCTTGCACTCCTATTGGGAATCATTCTGGGTTTGTTTTTACCAGGATGGGTTATATGGGTCGAATGGATGGGTGATATTTTCCTCAGGGCTTTAAAAATGATCATTATTCCACTTATCCTGAGTTCAATAATCTCCGGGGTTACCAATATAGGCAGCGCGGAAAACCTGGGAAGGTTGGGATTTAAAACCATAGGTTATTATCTTCTGACAAGCACGGTGGCTATATTGACAGGATTGATTCTGGTAAATCTCATTCAGCCAGGAATCGGTGCTGATCTGGGATTTAGTAAGCAGGTTGATGGTCTTGATGTACTTAAAGAATCGTTTGGTGATACGTTGATTAATATTATTCCAAGTAATATTTTTCAGGCTTTCGTAGAGAACAGGATGTTATCTGTTATTTTTTTCGCGGTAATTTTCGGGTTTTTCATTACTAAAACCGCTGAAAAGTCGAGGGTGTTTCTTACCGATTTATTTAACAGTCTTTTTGAAGTGATGATGAAAATTACAATGTTCATCATTCGATTTGCTCCCTTGGGTGTATTGGGCATTGTTGCCAAACAGGTAGCTGAGACCGAAGATATCCTTTCGCTTGCTCAAACAATGGGAATATACATGATTACCGTGCTTGCCGGATTACTAATTCATTCCGGAATCACTTTACCTCTTATCTGCCGGTTGATAGGCAGGATAAACCCCGCCCGGCATTTCCGGGCCGTAACTACGCCCTTATTAACTGCCTTTTCGACTTCCTCGTCCAGTGCAACGCTACCTCTGACTATGCAGGCTGTAGAAGACAACGACGGAGTTTCAAATAAGATATCTTCATTCACACTTCCGTTGGGCGCCACGATTAACATGGACGGCACTGCATTGTATGAATGCGTTGCAGCGATGTTTATAGCCCAGGCATACGGGATAGAATTGAGTTTTGGGGAACAGATGATTGTGGTCATCACAGCCTTGTTAGCGTCTATTGGGGCTGCCGGCATTCCCATGGCAGGGCTGGTTATGATCACCGTTATTCTCACTGCTGTTGGCCTGCCTCTTGAAGGTGTGGGTTTGATTCTTTCTGTCGACCGCATTCTGGACATGTTCAGAACCACTACTAATGTTTGGAGCGACACCTGTGGTGCAGTCGTGATTGCCAGATCCGAAGGTGAGATCCTTAAAGTATAA